One window of the Marmota flaviventris isolate mMarFla1 chromosome 2, mMarFla1.hap1, whole genome shotgun sequence genome contains the following:
- the Spata7 gene encoding spermatogenesis-associated protein 7 isoform X6, whose product MAVHYNKILSAKAAVDCSIPISVTTSIKCLFFTLDADQQRREKLKKELARYEKEFKLTKAALQTNSKNNSKSFFNTISKPSGEPQDQNVLIEEMNGSPSFEQSLVPSSEGLHLSLPKSDKSLMNGVENSRSSPSCIDYVASSPRKPCSRNMYGRRPRSTFPNSHRFQLVISKAPSRDLLDKHSELFSNKQLPFTPRTLKTEAKSFLSQYRYYTPAKRKKNFTEQRMEAETQTELSSFNSDFDIIETKNLTDSKVNTKQASNYMTYSTKEETTPLLLQGNDLRWHTVKDGTLQPSSQRTACQYTMKLPSENKTYSNDEELSYLSFIEDVTDEILKLGLFSNRFLERLFERHIEQNKQHLDEGKMRHLLHSLKIDLGCTSEDNSVQLKNGNMLNFLRTVNSEQNELKNENVSVIQQENQQYRKALDMLSSAPKDEKEMFSLSGEFFLPVYKSKYSEGVIIQQVNDETNLKPSSCDEHNPSISDDLINQETSVCIIEGDSDTEKVDSDTEKVDASDELCCLSTSRSQPVQFSSVRDNRNHDKELSVLKIMEMSIEDCPSNV is encoded by the exons ATGGCTGTTCACTATAATAAAATCCTTTCAGCCAAAG CTGCAGTAGACTGCTCAATTCCAATAAGTGTGACTACCAGCATCAAAT gtttgttTTTCACCTTAGATGCAGACCAACAACGAAGAGAGAAACTCAAAAAAGAATTAGCACGATATGAAAAAGAGTTTAAATTAACTAAAGCTGCATTGCAGaccaattctaaaaataattccaAGTCATTTTTTAACACCATATCAAAG CCCTCAGGGGAACCACAAGACCAGAATGTGTTAATAGAAGAAATGAATGGATCTCCATCCTTTGAGCAGTCACTCGTACCTTCTTCAGAGGGACTACACCTAAGTCTACCTAAGTCTGATAAAAGCCTCATGAATGGTGTTGAGAACTCCAGGTCCTCCCCGTCCTGCATAGATTATGTAGCTTCCAGTCCCAGGAAGCCATGCTCTCGAAACATGTATGGCAGAAGGCCCAGGAGCACATTCCCAAATTCCCATCGCTTTCAGTTAGTTATTTCAAAGGCACCCAGTAGGGATCTTTTAGATAAACATTCTGAACTCTTTTCTAACAAACAATTGCCATTCACTCCACGCActttaaaaacagaagcaaaatctTTCCTGTCACAGTATCGATATTATACacctgccaaaagaaaaaagaattttacagAACAGCGAATGGAAGCTGAAACCCAGACTGAATTAAGCAG CTTTAATTCTGATTTTGATATAATTGAGACTAAGAACTTGACAGATTCAAAAGTCAACACAAAGCAG GCATCTAATTACATGACGTATAGCACCAAAGAAGAAACGACCCCTTTACTTTTACAAGGGAATGACTTAAGGTGGCACACTGTTAAAGATGGTACTCTGCAGCCTTCTTCACAAAG GACAGCGTGTCAGTATACCATGAAACTTCCTTCAGAAAATAAAACCTACTCCAA TGATGAAGAACTGTCATATCTGAGTTTCATTGAAGATGTAACAGATGAAATTTTGAAACTTGGTTTATTTTCAAACag gtTTTTAGAACGACTGTTTGAGCGACatatagaacaaaataaacagCATCTGGACGAG GGGAAAATGCGACATCTGCTGCATAGCCTGAAGATAGATTTGGGCTGCACATCTGAGGACAATTCAGTACAGCTAAAAAATGGCAATATGTTGAATTTCCTTAGGACTGTGAATTCagaacaaaatgaattaaaaaatgaaaatgtttcagtAATTCAACAGGAAAACCAACAATACCGAAAAGCTTTAGATATGTTATCATCTGCACCAAAGGATGAAAAAGAGATGTTCTCTCTATCGGGTGAATTTTTCTTACCCGTCTATAAATCAAAGTATTCAGAAGGGGTTATAATTCAGCAGGTGAATGATGAAACAAATCTTAAACCTTCAAGTTGTGATGAACACAATCCAAGTATTTCAGACGATTTAATAAACCAGGAAACTTCTGTGTGTATCATTGAAGGTGATAGTGACACTGAAAAGGTTGATAGTGACACTGAAAAGGTTGATGCTTCAGATGAATTATGTTGTCTTAGCACATCACGCTCCCAGCCTGTGCAGTTCTCTAGTGTCAGAGATAACCGTAATCATGACAAGGAGTTATCAGTGCTTAAAATCATGGAAATGAGCATTGAAGACTGCCCTTCGAATGTTTGA